DNA sequence from the Manis javanica isolate MJ-LG chromosome 15, MJ_LKY, whole genome shotgun sequence genome:
GACTGCTAGTTTCCAGAAGCAAGGTTCTGTTCTCTACCTTTGCATGGCTGCTTGGCAAGTCACAGATGTGGCCTTTTGGGACCTGGTCTGTGGCTAAGATTCTCCCCAACCTCCTATGATTTTAGTCAACAATAAGGACACGAGGGGCTGGGCAACACCTATCGGTCACCATTCCTCTTTGTTCTCATTCTTTCTCTGGGCTTTGGAGCCCTCCAACCAATGGCATAGaactcccttttcctctctcctggaGCCAAGAGATCCAGAAGTAAACTGTTATCAAATACCGAGGGCTTCCAGTGCCTCATTCAGACTACATTCAGAAGGAAAAAGATCCTTCGCTAGGGAAGACCCGCTGACCCTACACCAGGACACCATGACAATCTACCTGATCTCCAGGATTCAGAAAGCCTTCCAGACTGAAGGAGCTAAGATTCCAGCACTGGAACAGTACATCTAACcctgattttgatttttatcatACTCCACTAGGTAGTCAAACTAGTCCACACTGAgtcttcttcctccactcctgCTGCACTCTGGCCCCAGGGGAACAATGCCTTGCTTGGGACTCAAAGCCAAACCTAGACCAGTCTGGCGGGGTTATGAAGTCCAGCATTCTCCAGCCCCTATCCTGCCACCTCCTCTGACAAATAACGGAAGCTCCACTATAGCCCATCAACCTTGAACCTCAATACCATCCTCTTGCTAGAACAATCTAGCAGTCCCTGCAGAGATAGATGGGACACATATACCCCAAGAAGACAACAGGGAAAGACAAGTGTCCACCTAAAtcacagctggggagggaggatgggcTTCTCCCAAACTGGGAAAATCTACCAGTGTCTTCGTAAACTGAGTGATGGAGAAGGTGGAGGAGGAAACTGGAGACAACAAGAGAGTCCTCACTCAGATCTAAGCAACCACAGGCATCTTCTTCCTGAAATAAAAGCCTCAGTGGCCTTGAAAAATTCTCTAATGATACTAAAAATAGGGCACTAGCTAAGGCAGTTCTTGATCCCACAGATTGCTCTGTACCACTCCCTAGAACAGCACGAATTACAATGTTCATGAGCAAAGAGCGTATCTCATCAGGGAGGACAAATAAACTCTCTTTCTACCATGGACCCAATTCGGAGATAACCAAATATGCCAGAAGTTGGTCAGCCAAGCAACTAGGCCACACTGGATGGAGATCCTGACTTGGGGTGAGAGACAGAAAGTGTAAAGATTACAAAAACCCCTTTTGGATTATTCAAAGCAGTTActaaagagagagacaggagtgTAAAGAGGGAGCCACTGACTATCATCTGTTGGTAATTAAGAAACACCTTCCCTCCTGATAAAAATGGTGCTTCACCAAACCATGCACTGGATAAACTGGGAGGCAGGTGGGAGCTCTGCAGTGATTAAATCCACTGTTGAAAATAAAAGCTGCTGGTTTCACCAAGGATGGGGAACCTGGAGCTCTGCTCCAGGCTGTCCTCTTTGAGCTCTGCCAAAGCCAGGCTTCAGAGAAGCAGCACGTCGTCTGAGGCCCAGATCAAAGCTCAGCAAATGAAGCAAACCACAAATCACAGTGATGATCCTGAACTAGGTCTTAGATCCTGCTTATACCCTCGGCACCAGCGATGCATTGGTGAAGCCTTTCCACTCTGACTTGCAGTTTTCCCAGCCAGGAGCTGGTCTGGCTGAACACCCTGGGCAGAGCCCAATAGCGGCTGGAAGGGAGGGCTGGTGAAGGGGGTGGATCCCAACTAAGCTGCTGCCCTCTCCGTTCAGGCTCTGGCCTGGATGCAGGctggtttctgctaagaagttgACACAGGAAGGCAGAACTGCACGAAGGGAGGTACCTAGTGGAGCCTGCAAAACGTGAAGCATAGTGTGGGTGGAGGCTTTGTCTAGTCAAGAGTGGGAGCGGGATGGGAAAAGGGCCTTAGCATCTCCCACTTTAGAAACCACACCTCTGGGAACCTTTTAAAAAGGGTCCCCTTAGCACTCTGTGATGGGCGCGAAAAAAGGGGGGAGTGCTTCGGCCATAGTTTAACTCAAAGGAGAAGACTAGggctttcctttccccttctccctctacCCCGCACCCCGAATGACCCACCTCTTCGCCCCCAGTCCATACTGACAATAGGTGGAGTCTCTCTAACCCGGCCTGTTTCAGAACAGGCATTCTTCGTGGTCACTTCGAGACTACTAGGAGCCTAGGAAATGCAGCAGTCCCCACCCTCCAAGCCCAGTCCCGGCCCAGAACAGTGGGGGGTCGCCCCATCCCTCCCACACGAGACTACAAAACCCGGAGAGCCATGCGCTACAGACAAGGCCAACTCCCAGGCTTTCGCAGGGGACCACGTGGGAGATGTAGTCTGGCAACTGGGTTGAGCCTCTACATTAGAACGGCAGTGAGCGCGGTAAGACTACAATCCCCACAGTGCTCCTTGAGACGGGGAACGAGTAAGACGGGCGCGGTGGCTTCCGGGGGCGGTAGTCACACTACAGCTCCAGCTAATTAAAAGCAACGGCAGGGAGTAAACGTGGGAGACTACAAGACCCATGGTGCAACGCAGGGAGGCGGTAGCCCAAGCCTTGCAGGCCCCGGCAGAATGACCAGGGCGATGGAAGGAAGTCGTGCTCGTTGCGGGCGTAGGGAACGGGCTTACCGGCGTATCGAAGGAGAAGGCGCACTCATCTTTGTGGACCCGGTCTCCAGCCTTAGGGACCCGGATCGTCGGCAACACTGAGAGCAGCGCCTCCTCACTCAGCTCCGCCATGACACCGGCAACAGATCCTCCACACACAGCGGCTCCCACCGGTCCTAGTCCCCCACCCCCCTCTGCTCTTGCCGGCCAATGAGCACTACTCACTGGGGGCATGCGCCGAAGGGAAGACGCGCGAGAACGGCAGTCGGACCGAGCCTGCCTACTAGCGCTCCGCCCTGTGCCCTACTCTTGGTTAACACCAATGAAAAGCTCTCCAAATGCAGTCGACGGTCGAAACAACCAATCCCACTCTCCCAGGGAAGAGCGCAGGTGGAGCAGCGAAGTGGGCCCCGTAGTTTTGGTTGCTCAAACTCTCGGACCCCTACAGTCCCTTCGCGTGCTTTCTATTGAAGAGCAGAAACTGACGGTTGTTTAAACCAATCAATCCCAGAAACTTTCCCGAGTCTGTCCAATCGGAAAATAGAAGGGCAGTTGTATTCTTGGTATTTGAAAAGGGCTGTCCAGTGAGGCGGAGCTTGAGAAGGTGCCGCGTGATTGATAACTCTTTTAACCAATAAGGATCACCATCTCTCTCGCCTCAGAAAAATCTTAAGTCCGTCTCCAGCTGGACCTTTATCATAGTAGTGTAAAaattcaagatttttttaaaaataaaataacttggtTTGGAAACTGAAGGTCTCAAAAGCGAAGACTGGCACTCCTCAAAGTGTCACGATGGACAACTTGCAGCCCGATACGGAACCAAACTCCCTTCACCAAGGCGGCGTCACTCCCGGACAAGCCAAGCCAAACCGGTGCCCCTTGCCCTATAGTCCCTATGATAGACGTCCTCCCAGCCCAATGGCTACCTTCAATAGAGGCGGGTCTCACATAGTCTACCTATAGGGACCTGCGTTGGCTCAACCAATAGGATCAAGACGGGGGCGTGGCGGGAGGTTTGAAACTCAGCTTTGGGAGTTGAAGTTCGAGCGGCTGTGCACCCAAAAGCGGCATTGGGGCCCGGTAAGTGATTTGAATAAACTAGTGAATAGATTAGAAGGCCCGGCAGGCTCGGAATGAACCACCTTGTCAGCTGCAGCAGTCATTATCCCCGCAGAGGCCTCTGGCCCAGAGGCCAGGAGGTTCctcagctgggagctgggaagaTCGGGTGGTCTGGCGTCAAAGGTCGGACTCGGTCGCGGGAGGGGCTGAGACCTGAGTCGATTCTCACAGGCATCCCTTCCTCACCCGGGCCGGGCCCTGCCCCACCCTATTCCTCCTGATTGAGATGGGCTCAGCCAAGAGCGTCCCAGTCACTCCAGCGCGGCCTCCGCCGCACAACAAGCATCTGGCTCGAGTGGCGGACCCCCGTTCACCTAGTGCTGGTATCCTGCGCACTCCCATCCAGGTACTCTGGTCCGcggtggaggaggcagagaagctaACTGTCTGAATTCTTGGGCCTCTGCCTAACCTGATTGTGGGAGAGCCCTCACGCCCTCCTCCCTCTTCTACGTAGAGGCCTTATTGTCCACATTCTCAATCCGGGTGGAGTTGGCTCAGTATCTGAGAGCCTTGGCAATTCCTGCCTGAGGCTAGAGACCTGGGAGGGTAGTAGAGTCAGGATCCAGACTTGTTCTAGCTTTTGGTCCTGATAGGTGGAGAGCTCTCCACAGCCAAACCTACCAGCAGAGAAGCAGCTGGAGAGTCCTAATCAGGCTCAGGACTCAGATCCCCGCTCTCCTACCCTTGGCATTGCACGGACACCTATGAAGACCAGCAGCGGAGGTAAGTGTTGGGCCCAGGGAATTCTGATCAGGGTGTCACCTAGCATCCTTGGGTGGGTCAAATGAAGCCATTCTTTCAGGGTTCCTTAAAGGGGCCTCCACACTTCTGCTTTGAACCCATCTCACTCTTTTCTCAACATTTTGCTCCCTTTCACCTCGATTTCTCTCTTCCCAATCCTTTAAAGACCCAGGAGGACATGAATCTTAAGGCTCCTcgattttttattcctttctgaaTGCCTTGTTTCAGAGGGTCACTGTCTCACCTCATTTCTCCCCTCTAGAACCCCCAAGCCCACTGGTGAAACAGCTGAGTGAAGTACTTGAGACCGAAGCCCCCAGATCGAATCTTCCCCCAGAGCCTGTTCTGCTGCTAGAGGCACCTTCATCTTCTGAATTGGACTTGCCTCTGGGCACCCAGTTTTCCCTTGAGGACCAGATGCCACCTTGGAGCCAGACTGAGCTCCCCACCAATCAGGCGTTTTCCAGGGAGGAAGCAGGACAGCCCGCAGAAACCCCCATGGCCAGCCAGGGCTCAGATACGTCCTTGAGAGACCCTGAGACTCCCCGATCTTCAGGTACAGAATTTAAGGGCAAGGTATAGGGAAGAGACATTGCGATAATATTCTGGGATGATGTCCATGGATGAACATAATAAACTGTAAGCCTTTAATTGTGGCTCCTTGCTTTAACCCCTTTCCCTCCCTAGGTTCTAAGCATAACAGACGGAAGCCAAATGGCAAGGTACCAGGGAGATCTCCCCTCACCATCCTGCAGGATGACAATTCTCCAGGGACTCTGGCACCACGACAGGTAAAGGAGAGAAGGTGAAAGCTAGGAAAGCCAATGTGGAGGGTGGGAGGCCCTGCCACCTGAGGGGCCTTCTCTGAAACTCCTTCCCCACATCACACACTGCCTTTTGCAGGGTAAGTGGCCTTCTCCCCTGAGTGAAAATGTTAGGGAACTAAAAGAAGGAGCCACACTGGGAACTGGACGACTGCTGAGAACTGGAGGATGGGCATGGGAGCCAGGCCAGGACCATGACAAGGAGAATCAGCACTTCCCCAGCTTGGTAGAGAACTAGGCTGGGCTGGCCTGGCGGGGTTCACCAGGGGTCTGGTGATATGCTGTGCCCTCTCACCACTTCTTTCCCCAAGAGACTGGAAAGGGTCGCTTGCTTAACTCCCCTAAACTACCAACTCTGGGACTGAAAACTTCCTTgggctttgtgttttgtgtgttttttcttttgtatattaaaggaagtgattttaaataatgtttttaaatcttaTACCTAAACCTTGGACGGGTCTTCTGGATGTAGAACAGTGGCCTGGGGAGCTTGCGTTCCCTGGCCTGAGTGTCCCCCCACTGATACTCCACACCTTGTTTACACACCTCCCTTAAATCCTGGTGTGCCCCAGGGCTCTAGCCTTGGCCTTTTCCTCTTGCTAGGTGTTCACTTATAGGGTTTTAACTATCACTTAACTTATATTCTGGTAACTTCCAGGTCTCTTGTTCTAACCCTGACCTTTATCCAGCTCCCCACAGGTACTTCAGAGTCAGGCAGTCTAAAGTTGAAATGGTGATCTTCCTTTAAAAGCTATTGCTCATCCTTATTCTCTGTGCCTGTGACTAACAGCATTATCCACCCAGTTGCTCAAACCTGAACCTTGGCCAGAAGAATCTTGAATTCTTCCCTCTTAATGTCCCATATCCTGATTCTTGGTTCCTAAGTCCGGGTgattctttgtcttttatctcttctgcatcccttccctcccccaaccTACCACTTGTGCATTTCTTGCCCCCAGCCTCCTATCTTGTCTCCCTCCATTCCACGCAGTCTTCCCTGCCTTCCCTTGAGCAGCCTCACTGCTGCTAGGGCTGCCTTCCTGAGGAGCAAACAGATCATGTTACTACACTGCCCCAAACTCTACGGTGGTTCCCACTGTCCTTAGGATAAAGTCTGTACTCTCAGCCTGGCATTCAGAGCCTTTTATAATCTGATTCCTTCTCCACATAAGCCTCtcatataaacacatacatacacaccatACACAGCCTATAGTGAAGCGTTGTACACACACTCTCCCTGCCACCTGGTGAATACCCTCTCCTGACCCATCTCAGGCCTTCCCCCATGAGGCTTGGGCTTCTGCCTCTACCCTACCTTCTGTGCACACACTGTTGTACCCAATCTTTATCACTGCAcctataatattttattacttaagTGGGACCTGTATCTTTTTGGAACAAAAGTAGGGTGGAAGCCAAAAATCACAGCTATACCAGGGTGCTACACTTTATTGTAGGTGCTTtagcagagaaaaagaaggtaGAAGAAGGAGAAAGCCTGGAGGAGAAGGAGGCCAGAGCCATGGCCGCAGGACTGAGCACCCTGCGCCTCCCGGGTCTGGGCAGAGGTAGTGTCCCGGGGGAGGACTCCTAGGGCCTGAGGACTCAGACTGGGAGCCTGCCCGGCCTTCCAAGGGCCAGGGAGGACCAGTTGTCCTTGTTCATCAAGGAAGAAGCTGTCAGGACCATGGAGAGGGGAGGCCATGGGAGGTGCTGGGGCCTTCCTTGTCCCTGTGTCCTTGATGTTGCCTCCCAGAGGCACACTCCCCATACTCCTGCCTTCAAAGGAGACAGCCCGGTGGGAATGGCAGCTGGGGTATAGAAGAGAAAACCTGAAAGAAACCTTCAAGGaactgggcaggggaggggcagctgaGTATCTTTATGGATTGTTACCTCCCCTCCACCAGCCTCCTCAGTTCCAGATTTTGAGGAAGCTGTCCCAGGAGCCGGTTGCCACAGCCATCCCGTCGGCTGTGACTCCCAGGCAGCTGACCCTGTTGTCATGGCCAGAGAGGATGCCTGAGTAAAAGGGAGAGGTGTCAGCCCATTTGCTGTGCTGATTTGGCAGGGGGAATGTATGCACACGCAGGAATCCTAGGATGGGGGCAGGCATCGGTCCTGCAGCCCCTGGTGGAGACTAAAAGAGGATTAGCTCTGAGGTAGGGTTGCTCTAGAGGCAATCTCTCCTGACTCTCTCTGAGGGAGGGGACGGCGGGGACAGGGAAAGGTTGGATGTGGCAGCGCTGTGAGAAAAGCAAGGGGCACCTTGATGGGCACTAGACCAATGGAGAAGATCACCCTTTCATCTTCCTCCTTTGTTTCcaaatgaagagactgaggccGAGAGAAGTGAGTTGCCCAAGGGCACTCAAAAAGTGAGCAACAGAATGAAGATTTGGATCCTGACTCTCTGGCCAGTGTTATCTTCATTCAGTACCTGGCCTCTCCCAAGGGAAGAGGCCACACTATCTGATTCAACCTCAGACCAGGCTGGGCCTAGATAAGCCCCTAGGTTGGGGTCAGGGCCCCCAGGCCACCCTAGCTCTTGATTCTGATCATTGCATAGTTCCCTGAGATTGCTCTTTCTTTCAGTGGACCCTCCCGAAGCCAGAACTGACTGGACATTGAAGGCCCACAGGTCCGGGGTAACCGGAGGAGCTCATTTGGCAGGGAGCAGCTGTTGGCATGGGGTAGTGCAGAAGGGCTGCTCAGAGTGACTTTTCTTTGAGGGAAGATGGCCCTAGGTTGGGAATCAAGGGGACTGGGTTCCCAGGGTAGAGCTCAGTGACCCAGCAATTCGGGGCCAGCAGTAAGAGAGTCCAAACAAGGGGAGCTGGGGAAGAGGCCTGGCCAGGGTTGTAGTAGGGGGCTGGCCCTTACCCACACGCTCACACTTGATGGAGTCCCACACGTTGCAGTTGAAGTCATCGTAGCCTGCCAAGAGCAGACGGCCGCTGAGGGAGAAGGCCACGGACGTGATACCACAGATGATGCTCTCATGGGAGTAGGCAGTCAGCTCCTGGTCTGCCCGCAGGTCAAACAGGCGGCAGGAGGCATCGTCCGAGCCTGTGCAGATGGCTTCTCCACTGGGGAAGAACTGAGGACACAGACGGCCTGAAGGTCAGGACTCAGACCCTGGCAGCTCACggcctctcctgccccctcccaggctTCTGCCCTGGTGGCTAGAGGGCAAGCTGTTTCCCTCAGCCTCTGCCTGTCCTTACCCCTGTGCTCTTCATTGCTAACATTTATCCCTTGCAAGCTGCATACCTGTGGCTCCCCTACACCCTTCACTTGCTCCTCACTAAGATGTTATTTCCCCAATGCAGGTGCAAACATGAAGCGGGGGGAGGGTGggcagcttgcccaaggtcacatggcccGAAGGGTGGAGGTTGCCCCAGGCTCCTGTGCACAGGCTGGTCTGCCAGATCAGAGCATGCAGGAGCAGGCCAAGCACAAATGCATGGCCTGAATCTCATGACGAAACGTCAGATAAACTCACATGGAGGGGAAGTCTACAGACAATTGGTTtgtactcttcaaaaatgtcagtgtcatggaagacaaaggcagaaaaacagttccagtttaaaggaaattaaaaagatgCATTGCAAGGAAATACAGTGCAGATTCCTGGACAGAAAGAACACTGCTACTAAGGACATTTTTGAGATAACTGGTGAAATTTGAGCATAGGCTGTAGACCATAGTATTGTGTCACTGTTAAATTTCTTGATTTTAAGAATTATACAGTGGGTGTATAAGAACAGCCTTGTTTTTAGGAAGATATTTAAGGGATAAGAGACATGATGTCTGTAACTTAACTCTCAAAGACCCAACAAAATGTGTCTGTATCTACAACCGGGTAtatatgtctgtctgtctctctgtctaaCTATCCTCCCTCTATCGAGAGAATAATAAAGATGTGGTAACATGTTAACAGTGAATATGGGTGAAAGGCACACGGGAGCTCTTTTTATTACTTGCAACTTGTCTATAAGGTGAAATAACTTCAAAGAGGAAAGTTAAAAAGGAGGGGCCGGGGGCTCTGGGGCCACTGAAGGCTGTGTGTGGCGGGGATGAGGCGCCCTGGAGCTGGAGCAAGTGGGGGCTCACACAGATAGCATTGATGTCTGACTCATGGCCAGTGAAAGTCTGCCGGCAGGTCCCCTCCCGCACGTCCCAGAGCTTGGCGCTGGCATCACAGGCACCCGAAAtgaagagcttgaagtcaggagaTACAGCCAGGCTCATGCAGTCCCCTGTGTGTCCCACAAACACGGTCTTCTGCTGCCCAGTCTCAATATCCCACAGGGCACTGCCGGGAGGAGGGAGGCTGTCACAGAGAAAGGCTAGAGCAGAACTGTCTTCCAAGCCCAACATCCACAGCGTCTGGTCCTCACCACGTGGTGTCTCCTGAGCTGGTCACAATGTTGTTGTCGTCCAGGAAGCGGCAGCAGGACAGATAACCTGGAGGTGGTTAGGACAATGCCTGGCTGCAGAGGCACTAGCCGTCAGGGCCAGGCTTCCCTGGACCTCTCTGGCGCCACTAGAGGGTCTCTGGCTCACCTGTATGTGCAGAGAGTTCCCGGCTGACCTTGACATTGCCCTCACGGGACTTGAGGTTGTAGATGGAGCACATGTTGTCCAGTCCCCCACATGCCACAAAGTTCCCCGATGGGGAATAGGCACAGGTCATGACCCAGGAGGAGCGCAGTGGGATGGCATGTACCTGCAGGAGGGTTGGTGTGGGCAGAGGCAAGAGCATCTGAGCCCCCAGATgggcagagaagggcaggcacaATATCCCCAAGGAGGGCAGGGTGATGGAGGGCGGGGAGGCAGGGCTGGTACCTTGTTGGTGGTGTAGGTGTCCCACACGATCAGCTTCCCATCTTGTGAGGCACTGACCAGCAGTCTGGAGAGAGGCCACCGTGTCACCTaagcctctccctcctgcctccccctcccgTTCCCCTTTGGGTGCATCTCAAGCCTCACTTGGAGTCGGTGGCCCAGTGCATGGCATAGATCTTGGCCAGGTGTCCCCTTAATGTCCGCCGTGTCCGCATCTGAACTCGTCCCACAACCTCTAGGCCAGACACCAGCTGCAGAAAAGGGGGCATGAGAAACCAGGGTGAGCAGGGTACATACCCAGAGCAGGGACAGCTGCTGATCTGTCCAAGTTCATTTGTGGGTGGTTCTTGGTCATGCCCCCAGCCTTAGAGAAAGAAGCCCTTGTCCTGGAGTGGCGTAGACTGATATACAGACAAGCCACAAGATGCACGGCCAGTGTTTACTGCCTCTTCAGTGGGGAATGGGGGAGAATgacaggaggagggagggtgatTCCCATCACATAAATACTCCCCCCTTGACCAAGTTCAAGCTGCCAACATGAAGCCACCGAATACAAACTTAGGAAGGGATGTACACATCCACTGACCCAAGCCTCTAGCAGCCTGCTCTCACACCACTGTGGCACAGCCACCTCTAACTGGGTACCCAGG
Encoded proteins:
- the CDCA3 gene encoding cell division cycle-associated protein 3 isoform X1, with the translated sequence MGSAKSVPVTPARPPPHNKHLARVADPRSPSAGILRTPIQVESSPQPNLPAEKQLESPNQAQDSDPRSPTLGIARTPMKTSSGEPPSPLVKQLSEVLETEAPRSNLPPEPVLLLEAPSSSELDLPLGTQFSLEDQMPPWSQTELPTNQAFSREEAGQPAETPMASQGSDTSLRDPETPRSSGSKHNRRKPNGKVPGRSPLTILQDDNSPGTLAPRQGKWPSPLSENVRELKEGATLGTGRLLRTGGWAWEPGQDHDKENQHFPSLVEN
- the GNB3 gene encoding guanine nucleotide-binding protein G(I)/G(S)/G(T) subunit beta-3 isoform X5 codes for the protein MRTRRTLRGHLAKIYAMHWATDSKLLVSASQDGKLIVWDTYTTNKVHAIPLRSSWVMTCAYSPSGNFVACGGLDNMCSIYNLKSREGNVKVSRELSAHTGYLSCCRFLDDNNIVTSSGDTTCALWDIETGQQKTVFVGHTGDCMSLAVSPDFKLFISGACDASAKLWDVREGTCRQTFTGHESDINAICFFPSGEAICTGSDDASCRLFDLRADQELTAYSHESIICGITSVAFSLSGRLLLAGYDDFNCNVWDSIKCERVGKGQPPTTTLARPLPQLPLFGLSYCWPRIAGSLSSTLGTQSP
- the GNB3 gene encoding guanine nucleotide-binding protein G(I)/G(S)/G(T) subunit beta-3 isoform X1, with the translated sequence MPTPCPWQELELPLNLSAMGEMEQLRQEAEQLKKQIADARIACADITLAELVSGLEVVGRVQMRTRRTLRGHLAKIYAMHWATDSKLLVSASQDGKLIVWDTYTTNKVHAIPLRSSWVMTCAYSPSGNFVACGGLDNMCSIYNLKSREGNVKVSRELSAHTGYLSCCRFLDDNNIVTSSGDTTCALWDIETGQQKTVFVGHTGDCMSLAVSPDFKLFISGACDASAKLWDVREGTCRQTFTGHESDINAICFFPSGEAICTGSDDASCRLFDLRADQELTAYSHESIICGITSVAFSLSGRLLLAGYDDFNCNVWDSIKCERVGKGQPPTTTLARPLPQLPLFGLSYCWPRIAGSLSSTLGTQSP
- the GNB3 gene encoding guanine nucleotide-binding protein G(I)/G(S)/G(T) subunit beta-3 isoform X4, which translates into the protein MGEMEQLRQEAEQLKKQIADARIACADITLAELVSGLEVVGRVQMRTRRTLRGHLAKIYAMHWATDSKLLVSASQDGKLIVWDTYTTNKVHAIPLRSSWVMTCAYSPSGNFVACGGLDNMCSIYNLKSREGNVKVSRELSAHTGYLSCCRFLDDNNIVTSSGDTTCALWDIETGQQKTVFVGHTGDCMSLAVSPDFKLFISGACDASAKLWDVREGTCRQTFTGHESDINAICFFPSGEAICTGSDDASCRLFDLRADQELTAYSHESIICGITSVAFSLSGRLLLAGYDDFNCNVWDSIKCERVGKGQPPTTTLARPLPQLPLFGLSYCWPRIAGSLSSTLGTQSP
- the GNB3 gene encoding guanine nucleotide-binding protein G(I)/G(S)/G(T) subunit beta-3 isoform X3, producing the protein MHPPAPPCPYPPLTSAFSLQDARIACADITLAELVSGLEVVGRVQMRTRRTLRGHLAKIYAMHWATDSKLLVSASQDGKLIVWDTYTTNKVHAIPLRSSWVMTCAYSPSGNFVACGGLDNMCSIYNLKSREGNVKVSRELSAHTGYLSCCRFLDDNNIVTSSGDTTCALWDIETGQQKTVFVGHTGDCMSLAVSPDFKLFISGACDASAKLWDVREGTCRQTFTGHESDINAICFFPSGEAICTGSDDASCRLFDLRADQELTAYSHESIICGITSVAFSLSGRLLLAGYDDFNCNVWDSIKCERVGKGQPPTTTLARPLPQLPLFGLSYCWPRIAGSLSSTLGTQSP
- the GNB3 gene encoding guanine nucleotide-binding protein G(I)/G(S)/G(T) subunit beta-3 isoform X2 — encoded protein: MPTPCPWQELELPLNLSAMGEMEQLRQEAEQLKKQIADARIACADITLAELVSGLEVVGRVQMRTRRTLRGHLAKIYAMHWATDSKLLVSASQDGKLIVWDTYTTNKVHAIPLRSSWVMTCAYSPSGNFVACGGLDNMCSIYNLKSREGNVKVSRELSAHTGYLSCCRFLDDNNIVTSSGDTTCALWDIETGQQKTVFVGHTGDCMSLAVSPDFKLFISGACDASAKLWDVREGTCRQTFTGHESDINAICFFPSGEAICTGSDDASCRLFDLRADQELTAYSHESIICGITSVAFSLSGRLLLAGYDDFNCNVWDSIKCERVGILSGHDNRVSCLGVTADGMAVATGSWDSFLKIWN
- the CDCA3 gene encoding cell division cycle-associated protein 3 isoform X2, with protein sequence MKTSSGEPPSPLVKQLSEVLETEAPRSNLPPEPVLLLEAPSSSELDLPLGTQFSLEDQMPPWSQTELPTNQAFSREEAGQPAETPMASQGSDTSLRDPETPRSSGSKHNRRKPNGKVPGRSPLTILQDDNSPGTLAPRQGKWPSPLSENVRELKEGATLGTGRLLRTGGWAWEPGQDHDKENQHFPSLVEN